The Methermicoccus shengliensis DSM 18856 nucleotide sequence CTATCTCTGGAGCCCACTCTGTTATCTTCTCGCAGAAATTAGTTCGTTTACCGTTTACTACAACATCGCCAAGAACGATGGCTATCCACCCCTCGTCCACGAGAACCCTATACATCTCTTCAATGCTCTTTCTCATATCTCTTTCATACAATCTCAGCTTTTCTCCCTTTCTTCCTTTTAATCCAACCATCTCTTCACGGAGTAAAGACGTATCGATGCCAAGGTAATTGAGTAGATGCAAGTCGTTCTTTACGTAGTCTATGGCAATACTGTATGGTGGGGAGGTTATTATCCCTTTCACAGAATTATCATCCAAGGGCAGCTCCAGAGCCGAGCCCAAGAGCACCTTGTGTTGGCTTGGGGCTATATTGAGCTGCTTAAAAACATTATAGCAACCTCTGAGCGTCTTAGAATACTCCTTGAAATTTATAAGGAAAAAATCCCTTAGTCCTCTCTCCTTGGCTGTTCCCTTTAAGTAGGTGTAGTCTGATAAGGCATGCAAGTACATCAGCATTAAGACGTTTCTCCACTCAAATGGGTACTCTCCAAGAAACGAACTCGGGAAGTGGTTCTCCCATAGTTCATTTAGTATCTCCTTTGCATCCTGCACATTGGATTCAATTCTCCAACTCTTTTCCCTTAGAGCTTTTTGAGAGTTGTGAAAGTAATCAAAGACAGCATGAAGCTTAGCCTCGTCCCTTAGAGCATATTCAAACTCTGGATAGTGTATGTTCAGAGAATCGAGTTTGATTTGAGATACAATACAAAGTGCTGGGTTTATCTCAATCCCCACACCATTGGTGCCCACTGTCGCGGCTTCGACCAAAGTGGTTCCCGAACCCATAAAAGGGTCTAAAATTATATCTCTATTTTCTGCTTTGACAAAGTTAATTATTGCCTTTATCATCTGTCCGTGGAACTTTCCTTTATAAGGATAAAACCAATGGGTGAGATATTGATTTGTATGGCCAATCTGCCCTTTTCCTTTTACATTGGACAGGTGCCAATGATAGCTTTTTTGTCCATTAACAAGCTCAAAATATGCGGTTCTTTTTCTAAAGTTCTCTAAATCATTCCCCAACGATTGAAATTCCATCTTTGCAAGCTGTATCTCATACAACTGGCCAACATCATCAAATAGCTTTAGTCCATTCGCCTCAAACCTATCTTCAGTAATCCATTTTACAGGGTCCACGTATTTCTCCAGTCTTCTGGTTAACTTATCAGTTAGTTCACTTGATTTTTTATCAGGCAGTTCTGGATAGCTCGGATCAAAATGAAATAACGAATGCTGCGAATCTTCGTTCTTGTTGCCACTCATGTCTATCCTCTGCTTGGGCTCATAACCCAATTATAGTATTTTAAGACATCGTACGTCATTTCACCCAGCAACAGATACCCTTTTTATACCTTGACGCCGCTGCCCATGCCCATGGTCACGCTCGCAGTTCTGGGAGATGGGCGGGGAGAGCTGGTGCGCTCGATGGGCAGGCGCTACTCACTCTCCGACATCGCCCTCCATGAGGTGGATAGGGGGTACAAGCTCACGCTCGTTGACCCGGTGGGCTACCCAGACTCGCTAAAGGCGCTTGCCACGGCGCTGGGGCTTGCGGATGCCGTGCTGGTCTGCGTGTCCCCAACGGGGCTGAATGCCCAATCTGGGGAGCAGATACTCGCCGCGAGCCTGCTTGGTCTGCAGGGTGCGCTCGTGTACACGGGGCTCGAGAGCACCAGCCCCCACGTGCTCGAGCAGGTGCGAGAGCGCACGCAGAAGGTGCTCGCTGGCACATCCCTCCACAATGCTCCATGGGCGTACGTGTCCACGACCACCCACGAGGGAATGGGTGAGCTGTGGGAGCTCGTGGATGCCCTGTGCTCTGCCATCGAGGAGAGGTATGCCCTGCTCGTGGACGAGCCCACGAGGGTAATCGTTGACCAGGCATTCAACGTCAGGGGGGTGGGCTGTGTGGCGCTCGGCGTGGTGAGGGCTGGAAGGGTGAGCGTGCGGGACAGGCTCACGGTGTATCCCCTCGGGCAGGAGGTGGAGGTGCGCTCCATTCAGGTGCACGACGAGGATGTGAAGAGTGCGCCTGCGGGCTCGAGGGTGGGGCTTGCCCTGAAGGGGATACAGCCAAACAAGCTCGAGCGGGGCATGGTGGTGTCCTCCACAGAGGAGCTCACCGAGCGTCCGCATCTCGAGTGCGAGTTCGTGCCCTTTACCGACGGGGTGAGCCAAGGGGACGTGGTGCACGTGTTCGCTGGGCTGCAGTCTGCCCCTCTGAGAATAGAACTCATCGAGGGCGAGGGGGAGGCGAGAGAGCACGTGGGGGCTGGCGAGAGGTGCACCCTCTCTGGGAGGCTAACCGCAAGGGGACCTCTCGTCTACAGGCGGGGCGATGTGGCGCTGCTCGCCAACCTCGATGCCAGGGGTCCAAGAATGGTGGCGAGGGCTCGCATCATGGGCTGAGCCTTCGGGCACACACCAGAAAGCCCGTGTGCGCCACCATCCTGTGCTCTGGCCTCAGGCTCTTTTTGGCAACGTGCCATCCCCTCACGAGCACCTCCACGACATCCTGAAGGTAGAGCCCGTGCCGCTCGAGTGTGCGTGAGAGCCTGAACACCTGAAGGACGGTCGGAAAATACGCCACCAGAATGCCTCCACCCACGAGCACCCTGCTGACGTTGTCGAGTGCCCTCCATGGCTGGGGAAGGTCGAGCACCACCCTGTCGAACTGTGTGTCCTGCTCGTGCAAGCCCCCGTATATATCCATGTTGCGCAGCACGAGGTTGTCGGGCATTCTTCCAAAGAAGCCCACGATGTTGGAGCGGGCGCGCTCGAGAAAGTCCTCCCTCCGCTCGTATGATACCACTCTCCCGGCATCGCCCACTGCCCTGCACAGGGCGAGGGTGAGCGCTCCAGAGCCAGTTCCAGCCTCGAGCACCCTCGCCCCCGGAAAGATGTCTGCGAGCACGAGAATGGCACCGATGTCCTTAGGGTATATCACCTGCGCCCCCCTCGGCATCTTCAGGATGTACTCGCCCATGGTGGGCTTCACCACGAGCAGCCTCTCGCCCATGGAGGACGTGATGTAGCAGCCCTCCTCCCTTCCGATGAGCTCATCGTGGGACACCATGCCCTTCTGGAACGAGTACGTGGCACCCTCCCTGAGCCTTATCTGATACCTACGCTGCTTGGTGTCGATGAGCTGAACGACATCTCCCTCCCTCAGCATACCTCTCCCTCAGCCTCCACAGCGTTTGAGCATATAGGTGTTGTGTTAGACGTGGGCGCATGCTTTAATACCAAGAGGTCAAGAACAATCCCCGACAGCGCATAACAGGGCGTAGCTGTAGTGCATGGGGGAGATACAAACGAAAACACAGAAATTATGGGATAAAGCCGAAGAATATGAATTTTTCAAGAAATCATTAGAGATAGCCACTCCCGAACAGTTATTTATTACTGACGATGGAAGGTATTTGACATATTGGCCAAAACATTACAAAGGAAAGAAAACAACACTACAAAGTAGAAATGCATTCATTGGAAGTTACACTGAAAAGTGGGTTAAAGAGTTGCTAGCACCAGTCGCTAAAGAGTTTGATGCTTATTCTATTCATAATGTTGTGTGTGAGGAAATTGGAATAGAAGAGCGCTCTCCTGCAGATGTCGCAATCGTAAAAACTCCTGACAGGTATCAGAAAGCTAAAAACATCCTTATTCTGGTTGAGGTGAAAATGTCTACTGTATGGAATTGGGAATATTAAGATAATGGAGAAGTGACCTCCTCCCCACGCTTACGCATGGGGCTTCCAAACAGCTTAACGAAGCTGGCACGTGAGTGGATTATGGGGGATGGCACAGCCATCCCCCTTAATGCGCTATTTTGCCGGCTTTTGTAAAAAGCCGACGTGAGTGGATTAATGGGGTGTGGCTTAACCACACCCCTTAATGCGCTGTATGCCAGCTGGACGACAGCTGCGGTTGGGCGTTCACCTGAGGCTTTACGCCTCAAGCTCATGCACCCTTCGGGACGGTCACGAGCCCCGCATCCCATCGAACTCGTTATCCGATGGGCTACATGACTTGGTATATTTAGCAGAGTATTTAAACTTAGCCACCTCCCCTTGCGTATCCCCCTCCGAAGGGGTCTTGCAAGCAACGGGAAGATAAAATGTATTGGGGATTACACTACCCATCAAGGAAATCCTGGATTATTGCGCTCAGATACAATGTTAATATCGGGAAGAGTATTAACATTAGAGTTTCTGGATTTCAATCATCCAAAATTCCCATTGTAGTAATTGGTAATACGCCAATAACAAATACATATTATAAGAAAGTAGATTTTCTTAAAAAATCGGGCATAATACATGGGTTTTTATTCTGTAAATCCAAATCCTTTAGATAATCCAAGTAAAAATAACATTAAGAGCACACCTGGGAAAGGTTTTTTGAGAATAGACTATATTGAATTATACAATATTCTTAAGCAGCTAATTAAGGAAGATAAGGAGTTTTTCTCTTCAATGATACCAAAGGTCAAACTTGGAAAGATAATTGAAATATCTAACAAAGAGCCTACATATGAAAGAAAAGCCGAAAAATTCTTAAAAATGCTTAGAGGTATTGGCGATGAATAAGAGAAAGAGAGAAGGAACAAAAACAAGTAAGTTCGGAGTTCCCGGACGGATCAATCATGATTCTAGTGAATTCTATTCCAGCAGACTCTATGAAGACCTTCCTAAAGAGAAAAAAGTTAAATATACTGAGAATGATATATCACAAGAATATCTAAACTCTATTTTATGTAAATCCAGTGAAAATATGGAAGAACTGCCAGATAATAGTATTCATTTAATGGTTACATCGCCTCCATACAATGTAGGAAAAGAATATGACAGAAACTTAACCCTATCTGAGTACAGAGAGTTCTTAAAAAGAGTTTGGAAAGAGACATATAGAGTTTTAGTCCCTGGCGGAAGAGTGTGCATAAATGTAGCAAATCTGGGGAGGAAGCCATATGTTCCTTTACATTCTTTTATTATCGAAGACATGCTTGATATAGGATTTTTAATGAGGGGAGAAATAATATGGAATAAGGGTACCAGTGCAAGTCCTTCTACGGCGTGGGGTAGCTGGCTATCGGCCAAGAATCCCACTTTGAGAGATATCCATGAATACATACTCGTCTTTTGCAAAGATACATTTAAGCGTGAGAATAAAAAGCGAAAAAGCACAATATCAAGGGAGGAGTTCTTAGAGTTCACCAAGAGCGTGTGGACGTTCCCCGCAGTTTCGGCTAAAAAAATAGGCCATCCAGCACCATTTCCTGTGGAACTACCTTACAGATGTATTCAACTTTACACCTTTGAGGGTGAAGTGGTGTTAGACCCTTTCATGGGCAGTGGACAAACAGCAATAGCAGCAATAAAAACAGGCAGACAGTATATGGGCTATGAGATTAGTGAAGAATATGTGAAGTTGGCGGAAAAAAGAATAAAAGAATCGCTATTGGAGCTTAAATCACCAAAACTTTTTGAATACTTAGGGGAGGAAAAACAGAAGGATGAGATGTCATAGCTCGCTCGTCCAAGCCGAGGGATAAGCACATAAACCAGCCGTGCCAACACTCGGGTGGTGATGGCGATGGGAGAGGTCCTGGGCAGGGTGTGCACGTTCGATGGAGGGGGCTTTACGTTCATCACACCGAGAGTGCTGGCAGGCGGCACGTTCGTGTGCTATGGCGATGAGAGAAGGGTGCTGTGCAGGGTGGTGGAGTGCAGGCCTCAGGCACAGCTGCCCCCAGAGCTGTTTTCCTCTCCCGACATATCGCCCCTCGAGCTGTGCGAGCTCATGGGGCTCGAGCCAGATGCATACAGGATGGTGCTCGCACGGGCTAAAATCGTGGGAAGCTTCGATGAGGAGCTTGGCGAGTTCGTGAACCCGATGCAGATGCCCGAGGTGGGCACGCCCATAGAGGCTGCAGATGAGCACACGCTGAGGCAGGTGAGCAAGGTGGACGGGGGCGTGGGCTCTGCCTTCGTGGGGCACGTGCTGGGCACAGATGTCCCAGTGCACCTCTCTGTGAGTGATATCGCAAGCCAGCACCTTGCGGTGATAGCCTCCACGGGCTCTGGAAAGTCGTACACCGTCGGGGTGCTGCTCGAGGAGATGATGATGCCCAAGAACTGCGCCTCGGTGCTGGTGTTCGACCCCCATGGCGAGTATGCCTCCTCGATGAAAAGAATTGTGGACATCGAGCACTTTGTGAGCGGGCGCTACAGGCCCAAGGTGCACGTGGTGCGGCCCCAAGAGGTGAAGATACGGGCGTGCGACCTCGAGCCCTCGGACTACCTCGCCATGATGGACGACGGCAACCTCTCGCCAAAGATGCGGGAGTTCTTCGAGCAGGCATACAGGCGGGCAAGGGAGCGGGCGCTCGAGAGGGAGAGGAAAAAAGGGTTCAGGCCCGTGGGGATGTTCACGCTGGACGAGCTGGAGGAGCAGATAGAGCTGCAGCGGGACGCTGGGGAGTCCACCGTGGACGCCCTGCTGTGGAGGCTTGGCAGGCTCAGGCGCAGGGGCATAATAACGGACAGTGAGGGCATTCCCCTCTCCACGTACTTCGAGGCAGGAAAGCTCACCATAATGGACGTCAGCGGCATAGGGGAGGACTTTCAGCAGCTCATAGCCGCGGTGCTGCTGAGGCTGCTGTTCGATGCCAGACGGGGCACGGTGCTGGAGGAGTACGAGGAGGGCAGCGAGCGCTATATTCCAAGCCCAGCGTTCGTGGTGCTCGAGGAGGCGCACAGGTTCACCCCTGCAGAGGGACACTCTCCATCCAAGCGCATCCTCAAACAGGTGCTCGCCGAGGGAAGAAAGTTCGGGGTGGGCGTGTGCCTCGTGTCCCAGAGGCCCAGCAAGCTGGACCCCGATGCCCTCTCGCAGTGCATGTCCCAGATAACACTTCGAATCGTGAACCCCTCGGACCAGGAATACGTGTCCCGCACGGTGGAGTCGTTCAGCAGGGATGTGATAGAGCACCTTCCCGCCCTGCACAGGGGGACTGCCGTCATCTCCGGGGTGTGCATCAACACCCCCACGCTCGTCAGAGTGAGAAGAAGGCTGTGCGAGGGACGGGTGGGTGGCTCCATCGATGCCCCGGAGCAGTGGAGAGAGGCTGTTCAGTCCAGAAGAGAGCGCACGGTGGTGGTGCGCCCGCCCATGGAGGACGAGCTGGGGGTGTAGCGTTGAAAATCGTGGTGGGCATCACGGGCGCGAGCGGTGTCGGCATAGGGGCAAGGCTGCTTGATGTGCTCTCCAGCGGTGGGCACACCACCCACCTCGTGCTCTCGGATGCTGCAAGGCACATACTGGAGCTGGAGTGCACGATATCGGAGGAGGAGCTAAAGGCAAGGGCATCTGCGTGCTGGGACAACGACCAGCTCTGGGCCCCCATCGCGAGCGGCTCGTATCGCATCGATGCGATGGTGGTGGCGCCGTGCAGCATGAAGAGCCTATCGAGCATTGCCAATGGCTATGCGGACACCCTCATTGCGAGGGCTGCCGATGTGTGCCTCAAGGAGGGCAGGACGCTCGTGCTCGTGCCACGGGAGACCCCCTTGAGCCTCGTGCACCTCGAGAACATGGTGAGGGCGGCGAGGGCAGGAGCGCGCATACTTCCGGCCTGCCCTGCATACTACCACCATCCCACCACGGTGCAGCAGTGCATAGACTTCATCGTGGGCAGGGTGCTCGATGTGCTCGGGCTCGAGCACCAGCTCTATAAGAGGTGGCACCCACCATCAGAGATGCTCGAGTAGCCTCTCGAGGATGGCAGCGCCCCCTGGCCTTGAGTGCACGAGCGCTGGGATGCTCACCACCTCCCCATCGAGCCTCGTGGCGGTTCCGCCCTCGTCCACTCCCAGAACCGCCATCGGAAATGTTAGCGTGGCAGCCCTGCCCGTGAGCGTTGGTCGGAACGAGGCGGAGATGATGGTGGGGCGTGAGCGCAGCAGCGATGGGCGTACAGCGATGGGATCATCTCCCATGCTGAGGATCAGGTCGGGGCTATCGACGCCCTCGACACGGTGCCAGCTGCCATCAAAGCCGATTGCACACACAGCTCCCACCCTCCTGTACACCGCCTCGCTCATCCCCCTCGAGTTGGCATATGGAAAGGTGGGAAGGATGCGCACGTTCGTGCCCTCGAGGGCAGAGAGCAGCTCATGTAGTCCCTCCCTGCTCACGTGAGCGAGCTCTGGGCCCAGCACGAGCACCCCATCCTCTGCCCTCTTGAGATGGCTCGCCATCTCGAGTATGTGCTTTTGGGTGAGATGCGAGGTGGCAGAGGGCACCCTTCCAGAGAGAGCCCGAGCGAGCGAGCTGAAGAATGCGTCTGCCTCGGCATGTGCCACGTGGAAGAACCTGTTCGCCACCCTTGCGGTGGCACTCTCGTATGCGTCCACAACGAACGTCTTCCTGTCCTTGTCCCATCCCTGCTGTCGGTGCTCACCCCTCGGGTAGTAGGAGTACATCGAGAGGTGTCTGGGATGGGTGCTCAGGGGGTCGCAGAATATGTAGGCTATCACATCGGCGTTGTCCCTGACCCACTCGAGGCTCACCGTCCGCTCACTCGTGAGGAACAGCTCATACGCAGCCCCCCTGCACGCCGATGCCTCGAAGTCCACACACGCACCCACCCGTTCTGCAAGCTCAAGCGCCAGCTCTATACCCTCATTCGAAAGGCTGGAGAGCTCATACAGCAGAGGGGAGCTGCTCTGCTTCAGCATCTCCGCCGCCCTTTCGAGCGCATCATCCAGGGCGTCCAAGGCGCCATCACCATTATGCGCCCTGAGGTGCTCCATCCCCTTCCTGCACGCCTGTCTGGTGTGCTCCACCTTGCCTTCCTCGATGCTGACCTCCACGTCATCGCACAGCAGGGCACAGCCCGTGCACACGGTGCTGCTGAACATGAGCCACACACGTATCTGATGGGGTATATACGTTGCGAAAGGCTTTATAGCGAGAGGCAAGATGTGTATCCATGTCTCTCGAGGTCGTGCATCTCAAGAGCCTTGGCAGCGAAGAGAGGCGGGCA carries:
- a CDS encoding DNA-methyltransferase codes for the protein MNKRKREGTKTSKFGVPGRINHDSSEFYSSRLYEDLPKEKKVKYTENDISQEYLNSILCKSSENMEELPDNSIHLMVTSPPYNVGKEYDRNLTLSEYREFLKRVWKETYRVLVPGGRVCINVANLGRKPYVPLHSFIIEDMLDIGFLMRGEIIWNKGTSASPSTAWGSWLSAKNPTLRDIHEYILVFCKDTFKRENKKRKSTISREEFLEFTKSVWTFPAVSAKKIGHPAPFPVELPYRCIQLYTFEGEVVLDPFMGSGQTAIAAIKTGRQYMGYEISEEYVKLAEKRIKESLLELKSPKLFEYLGEEKQKDEMS
- a CDS encoding DNA methyltransferase; its protein translation is MSGNKNEDSQHSLFHFDPSYPELPDKKSSELTDKLTRRLEKYVDPVKWITEDRFEANGLKLFDDVGQLYEIQLAKMEFQSLGNDLENFRKRTAYFELVNGQKSYHWHLSNVKGKGQIGHTNQYLTHWFYPYKGKFHGQMIKAIINFVKAENRDIILDPFMGSGTTLVEAATVGTNGVGIEINPALCIVSQIKLDSLNIHYPEFEYALRDEAKLHAVFDYFHNSQKALREKSWRIESNVQDAKEILNELWENHFPSSFLGEYPFEWRNVLMLMYLHALSDYTYLKGTAKERGLRDFFLINFKEYSKTLRGCYNVFKQLNIAPSQHKVLLGSALELPLDDNSVKGIITSPPYSIAIDYVKNDLHLLNYLGIDTSLLREEMVGLKGRKGEKLRLYERDMRKSIEEMYRVLVDEGWIAIVLGDVVVNGKRTNFCEKITEWAPEIGFTDAFAMKRPILGGFARLRYEYILFLQK
- a CDS encoding UbiX family flavin prenyltransferase, with protein sequence MVGITGASGVGIGARLLDVLSSGGHTTHLVLSDAARHILELECTISEEELKARASACWDNDQLWAPIASGSYRIDAMVVAPCSMKSLSSIANGYADTLIARAADVCLKEGRTLVLVPRETPLSLVHLENMVRAARAGARILPACPAYYHHPTTVQQCIDFIVGRVLDVLGLEHQLYKRWHPPSEMLE
- a CDS encoding molybdopterin-binding domain-containing protein — translated: MFSSTVCTGCALLCDDVEVSIEEGKVEHTRQACRKGMEHLRAHNGDGALDALDDALERAAEMLKQSSSPLLYELSSLSNEGIELALELAERVGACVDFEASACRGAAYELFLTSERTVSLEWVRDNADVIAYIFCDPLSTHPRHLSMYSYYPRGEHRQQGWDKDRKTFVVDAYESATARVANRFFHVAHAEADAFFSSLARALSGRVPSATSHLTQKHILEMASHLKRAEDGVLVLGPELAHVSREGLHELLSALEGTNVRILPTFPYANSRGMSEAVYRRVGAVCAIGFDGSWHRVEGVDSPDLILSMGDDPIAVRPSLLRSRPTIISASFRPTLTGRAATLTFPMAVLGVDEGGTATRLDGEVVSIPALVHSRPGGAAILERLLEHL
- a CDS encoding EF-Tu/IF-2/RF-3 family GTPase, translating into MPMVTLAVLGDGRGELVRSMGRRYSLSDIALHEVDRGYKLTLVDPVGYPDSLKALATALGLADAVLVCVSPTGLNAQSGEQILAASLLGLQGALVYTGLESTSPHVLEQVRERTQKVLAGTSLHNAPWAYVSTTTHEGMGELWELVDALCSAIEERYALLVDEPTRVIVDQAFNVRGVGCVALGVVRAGRVSVRDRLTVYPLGQEVEVRSIQVHDEDVKSAPAGSRVGLALKGIQPNKLERGMVVSSTEELTERPHLECEFVPFTDGVSQGDVVHVFAGLQSAPLRIELIEGEGEAREHVGAGERCTLSGRLTARGPLVYRRGDVALLANLDARGPRMVARARIMG
- a CDS encoding tRNA (adenine-N1)-methyltransferase, yielding MLREGDVVQLIDTKQRRYQIRLREGATYSFQKGMVSHDELIGREEGCYITSSMGERLLVVKPTMGEYILKMPRGAQVIYPKDIGAILVLADIFPGARVLEAGTGSGALTLALCRAVGDAGRVVSYERREDFLERARSNIVGFFGRMPDNLVLRNMDIYGGLHEQDTQFDRVVLDLPQPWRALDNVSRVLVGGGILVAYFPTVLQVFRLSRTLERHGLYLQDVVEVLVRGWHVAKKSLRPEHRMVAHTGFLVCARRLSP
- a CDS encoding ATP-binding protein, with protein sequence MGEVLGRVCTFDGGGFTFITPRVLAGGTFVCYGDERRVLCRVVECRPQAQLPPELFSSPDISPLELCELMGLEPDAYRMVLARAKIVGSFDEELGEFVNPMQMPEVGTPIEAADEHTLRQVSKVDGGVGSAFVGHVLGTDVPVHLSVSDIASQHLAVIASTGSGKSYTVGVLLEEMMMPKNCASVLVFDPHGEYASSMKRIVDIEHFVSGRYRPKVHVVRPQEVKIRACDLEPSDYLAMMDDGNLSPKMREFFEQAYRRARERALERERKKGFRPVGMFTLDELEEQIELQRDAGESTVDALLWRLGRLRRRGIITDSEGIPLSTYFEAGKLTIMDVSGIGEDFQQLIAAVLLRLLFDARRGTVLEEYEEGSERYIPSPAFVVLEEAHRFTPAEGHSPSKRILKQVLAEGRKFGVGVCLVSQRPSKLDPDALSQCMSQITLRIVNPSDQEYVSRTVESFSRDVIEHLPALHRGTAVISGVCINTPTLVRVRRRLCEGRVGGSIDAPEQWREAVQSRRERTVVVRPPMEDELGV